The Zingiber officinale cultivar Zhangliang chromosome 2A, Zo_v1.1, whole genome shotgun sequence genomic sequence cccgcatcgatccaAACTCCCACCCTCGGGctttacaccaacatccggtcaaccttgactgttggttcatcattctagCTTCGGTCACTCACTGAccgctagaattctccaccagtgttcggtcaatcctttgacccacttggccttttctcttcgtgccagtgatcactcccttgatctacttggacttcccaacaccagatgtctgatcacccttgatccatctggatttcccttgcccggcttcactcaccaggactttcacctagcttcacttactagggtttttacctggcttcactcaccaggatttccaatctgcctggcttcactcaccaggacttccaaactgcctggcttcactcaccaggactttcccgaatgcctggcttcactcaccaggacttccactttcacctagcttcactcgctaggattttcacctggcttcactcaccaggactttccacatccggtccagagaacgagctaccgagccctctctgaccacagtccggagaacgagctaccgagccctctccgtcttcccatgtgccaagcttccatacttggacttctccgtgccaagtctccatacttggactttctcccgtgccaagctccctgcttggacttttccgagtcaggtcaactcacctcgggtcaaccaggtcaaccttgaccacgagttgcacccacaatctcccaagcttgtatccttgtcaaacatcaagatacaacttttctgttcacgtcaaacatcgtcataactcgtcaaacatcaaaacataactcgagtcaagtcatctcgagtctggtcaaccaggtcaaccttgacctaaggttgcaccaacatcattcacaatggagcctctttcctcttccacctcttctccattcacatcacttatatccaaTGGAGCCTTCtttttttctttgctttttggtGTCTTTTAGATTTGGACACTCTGACTTGAAAtatcccttctggttgcatctgtAGTACTTTACTTTTGACTTTCTTTTCAGAGTCTGACTTGATCATGACTGATTGCCCTTTGTTTTGGATCATCTTCTTGATCTCACATCCTTTCTTCTTTTTATATAATTTCTGAAAGATTAACTAGTTTGGCGATGATCACACCATCATCTTTGAAATCCAATTCGACTTCAGACTTAGGCTCAAATTGGGACTTGTGCTTTGATCCTTTTATCTTATTTTTACCGGAgattaaagcaatacctttcttggtagggcgtgcattagtctgctcatgttattcaaatttaaaaaaagtttgtctaatctaataattgaaaaatccttagaaactttgtaagtatttactatagatgcctacaaagtattTTGAGGAAATGCATTAAGAGTATACTTTATAAAATCGCGATTCTCTACTTTTGTCCGATTGAATGGAGGTCGTTGAGTAGATCTTGGATTCAGACTTGCAGTTGGCTTGCCGATTCttcttcctacattttaatattataatttatttcaaattaagtcatgcttgcttactttcgtgtataagattcctttgtgtagctcgatcaatttcTCCCAAAAGTCTTTGACACTTTTGAATGGTCCGACCTAGTTCAGCTCCTCTTTGGTTAGGTTGTACTGGAGGGTTTGAGTAACTTTTGCATCAGCCTAGATTTTCTTCATCATGTGCGGGTCCCAGTTTTCACATTTCACCGATACTCCATTTTCGTTAAGAGGTAGCGTGAACCCAGTCTAGATAATGATCCACATTTTCATTTGGGTCTTTAGGTGTAACTCCATCCAACTCTTTCAATAGCCAAAATTTTCACTGGACAAGAGTGGCGGTCGGgtggtactatagccttcttgatgagtCATTTAGAATAATCCTCGCACAACAAAAAGACAACAAAGAATGTACCAAGATATAGTCTTGGATGGTAGTGTGGGAGAAGAAATTCGAAAAAAGACGAgcgataaaaaaaattatcaaaagggGTGATTGCACTAATTCtgattaataaaagaaatttaaaaataaaaaaattacttgaaCAGTAGTTACACCAATTTAGAGTACTTCCGCTCTGATAtgaattgtaggatcaaaaaaccGCTAGAGAGGGCGTGAATAACGTGTGTCACTTTTTCTCATTTTTCGAAAACTCGAGAGAGTACACAattgaaataaagaaaacaaagctaacatagtttctttttacttggttcatagctCAACAACTTTTAGTTTAAGTCCTGCAATCATTGATCACTTTctttgggcaatccactaaacaatcaataagtacaagaatttaaAAGCTAATAGAAAGAACAATAATACTAATAACACTATAGAGTAGATGCTTGAGTGTTTGTTGTCAGAGTAGCACTATAGCATCATAGTGGAGTTTCGGAGCAGCGTGCACTACAACAAATTTAGCTTTCCGCAGCGCACAATTATACTATCTGCAGTGTGCATCGCACACTGCACAATTACAAGCTGTTAAAAGTCATAAGACATCAACAGCGCACATTGCATGTTGCAGTTAAGAGCATTTGCAGTGCACGCTGCGGTTAAGGGCATTCGCAGCGTGCGGCGCATGCTGTGGTTAAAAGCATTCGCAGTGTTTAATGCATGCTACGATTAAGAGCATTAGCAACACACGTCACACATTGCGGTTAAGAACATTCACAATACACACCATGTGCTGTAGTTAGGATGTCATGTTAACCACATATAATTATCAGCACCACgcaaatataaaatataagcCCAAATAATTTTAGCACCATATAATTATAATACCATACATAGATATCAAACACAATTATAATACCACATATAAATATCACACAAAAAATTATTATGATTTCACTTAGTAACAATCCAAACTGACAACaagaaatttatttaataatataatttctTTTCTACGAAAACATACatgataaaatcaataaaatctATGTCAGCCACACAAAACTATAAACTTAAAAGAGAAAATGACTGTGCTTCTTATTGCATCCTTACGAAAAAGTATACTCTATCAATCCAAACTTTTCAACAAGATCCACCAAAAGAAACTTGATGCCTCTTAGCTATATTTTCTCGCAAAATAACATAAAGAGATTGAAATGTATAAGTTTACTTTAAAGTAaactaagattttaaaattaatataatatcaCTTGAATTTCATCTATAGATGCTTTGCTGTATTTTTTCCTCATCTTTTGAACACataccaatttgatttatcatcgGTTCAAGAAAGAAAAACAATCAATTCATATGATAGGTGTGCACAGTAAGAACAAGAAATTAGCATTTGATGAACTATAAAGCACCGCGATACACACTACCATCCAAGAATGAAAGACAGTACCTACTGGAGCTCATCTTCTTGTGTGCTTTCATCTAGACTGTCCTGTGCCAATTGGTAGTGCAATATTCCCATCGTTGCCATGCATGCCCTACTTGTAAAAACCATTCTTCCAATAAGCATGTGGATAGAAATTTTTGTTTCCAGTTTCTATCATCCAAATTGCCTGTAACTAACATGTCATAGTTTTCAGATTGGAAAGAAATCCATGTAATGATAACCTCTTAAGACTTAGAACATCCTATATGTGCCTGAAATTTGAAAAATAGTATGTCATTTCAATCTTCTTAGTTAGCAAATGTAAAATTTATTAGATCACAGTTCCTGGAGAGACATTGTTGCCTTCAACTTTCATAAAGATACTAAGTTCCACAATttacatgcattttttttatcaagAAAGATTTCTTTTGTACAAATGATGTTAAAGCATTTGGAATAATCAATAAACCAGAAAAGCAAGAGCAGCAAGAGGAATTACATAATTGCCATAATGAGTAATATTTTCCTGGGAGACTTTTGATGTCTCACTTTTCCTTCATGTGCACCATTACGTGGCGCTGGAGCAATGAATTTGACCAGAAAGGTAGCAACATCCTTAGAAACTTGTTTCCAAAGGGACCTACCGCCAGTAAAATCAGTgagttataaattaaaataaattgctGCTAGCTAGTAGATGAAGGTCACTTTTATCAATCGAAGCCAATCTCACATCTAGACCATAAGATTAAGAGAGTAAAGATTACCGGAACGCTAACACCATCAGTGAACTGAATCCAGAGTtcatttatatataatattatcatCCAAAAGCAGTATTTCTCATTGTTTTTTTTGGGAAATAATAATTGATTGTATTGAACTGCTGAATAgctacaaaatccatagtgaacGATATTGTTTTGGCAGTATGAAGGTCCATTTTTATCAAATTTCCATATGTAAATAATCTAATAAGTGGATAGTCCACATGCAAAAAGAATTCACTTGGAGATAATCTAGGTTGCAATCTGTTGCTAGGAGCCTAGAATTGATTTGGAGCATCTCGAGTGAAGGAAAATAGGATTACCATTCTGGTGACTTAGGACACTGCCACTCTAGAATCACCATCTTTCACCTTGCACATAGTTAACAAATGCATGTATAACCTTGTATGACTATATATCAATATACAGGGTAGATTATTGGCCATCCTTTTCCTAAAAAGGACAATACACTAGTTGTCCAAAAGCATCCAAAATCCAAAGAAAATGTACTTTCCAATTCATGGATTTTATTTGTAGATGAAATCAATTATGCAATAGCAATGAAGTTGATAAGCAGTCCAATTCACATAGGTAATATATATCACAAACATTCAGATAACTCGATGTAAATACAAAGAGAGAACCTACCATTATCTTACCTCGTCTTGTGTACTTTTTGTTTGTTCCATCTTCGTCAgctgcatgatatgatgattCAGAATACTTCCTATCATTGTAAGTTAGCTTTCTTGTAGTAGCCCCTAgctgtacaagagacaaaatttAGCATACTATTAGCATTACTGAAGACATCGAAGGATAAAAATATCAGACTATATCATTGAACATACTATATATGCAAAAGGGTTATTGCTTCAAATAAGACATAGGTTCATCAAACTCAGTTTTCATAAGACAAGGCTCTTGATCTTTGATCAATTGGTGTTCTAAATCATTAGGACCATCAACTTCAACAATCTCAGATTCAGTAACCTTGGAACAACTCATTCCAACAATAGAATTATATACTTCATCTAAGTACTTGTCATCCGTAGCAGGTGATGATATTGTTGGTCTTGAATCCTTATCAGAAAAAACTGAAGTTGCTCCACCTTTGTCTTTCTCTTCAGACACTGATGTGTGAACCAGTGGATCAGAAGTAAACTGTAAAAGTAGGAGGAACTCGGTTCTCTAATGTAGGAGGTGAAACTGCATGAtttctaaatatatttttttccaagCCACTCTGCGGCAAGTTAGACAGAATATAGTAATTGTTCTGAAATTCAAAGAGCATGAACTTTAATATTTTGAATGGAGGATGCTAATGGGAAATAAAAGCATCTAGGAAAATAAACAATAGCTGAAAAATACAAGATAATCAGTGCAACTGAATCTCAAACATCTTTGCTTGAGTCATAGTGTAGAGAGGGATGGATATATGGTATTTATGACTAGAAAATAAATGTTCAAGTAATTTCCAGTTGTTATCTTCTAGTGATACATCATGTTACTGATTGAGTTCACCTGAACCAAAGTTTAAGTTAAGCTAAGTGTTACATTGTCCTTGCTAATGCTCTATAATTTCATATGTAGTTTCTTCAAATAAGTCATAAGGTTTTTTTAGCTCAGAGCACTCAGGTCTTGTAACTGTATGCTCTGTAATTTTGTCGAAGTAGAGCTGCAATGATGAGTAATAAAAATCAACTACATGGGAAATTTCTCATAGAAACTAATGAACTTGGGCAGCAAAACGAAGAAAGTTCGTGAAGGGGCTATTGGGAAAAACAACCTGTAGCTCCCGAGATAATACATGTTTAATAGGCAGTTTGAGATCAACATGAAGTCCATCATAAAAGTAATGCATCAAATCTTAACCCCTAATTGCTAACTGATTATGCAACAAAGAAAAATGTTGGATGAAAGACTTGTTAGTATAACTTACAGAGGCAGAACATGTAGGATAAACATATCCTGCCGGTGCAGTTTGAGGTGGGAAGCTCTTCTTATATAACACCGAGTAATTTGTGTGCATAAaatctgaattaaaaaaaaacactaaaCCTAATGAGCAATTTCACTTTCCAAGAACAAATATAAACATATAAGCAACTTACATAAGTGATGTGGATATGGCTCAGGGCAGAAGAGTAATTAAAGGAAACAGGAGGGGTAAGATGGTCTTTTCATTATATAGGATTTTAAGGAGGAAGTGGGAGGCTGGGAGCACTGTAGATGGGGGGCTGCTTCAGGGTTTTTCTGCCGCCGCCAAGGGACTTCACGAAGAGTCTGATCCTCGCCGGCGCCAACGCCGGCCGCCGGCctccacctcttctcctctccctctcctcctcgtgTGTCGCCGCTGTCGGACCGGCTACTGCCCCTCCCCTCTTCCTCATGCTCCGCTCTTCGCTAGCGCTCGCCActgctccttctccttctcctcacgACGACTGCCTCTccacttcctccttctcttcgcGACATCGGCGTCGAACAGATTCGTTGCAACTCCTCTGAGCAGCCTTCTCCATGCCTCTACCATCGCGTTGTCTCCCTTGTCTCCTCCAGCCCAGCCGCAGCCACGCACACTGCCGCTGAGCACCGCCTCCCACGGTCATCGCCGGGGCTTCTTTCTACACGGCGACCAGTGTAGTTCCTCCTCTCCGCATGACCCGACACCGGCGACAATGGCTACTGCCGAGCCACCATTGTATCCAGCAGCCCCGCTCCACTCTCTCTCCCTCCTTACCGGCATCCGTCGCTCCGTCGACCAGGGAAGTGCAAAATCTGCTCTAAGCCTCAGCTGTCCCCTCACCGTCGCGCCTTCGATCCTCGCGGTCATACATCGCCTACGCTGATTCGATATTCAATCCATATTGACGTATGTTTTCAGCGCTGATCAAACCCTCGGGCCATCGTTGTTCTGGCTCTGTGTCATGGTTGTGTTTCGGCCCTCGAGCCGTGGCTATGTTTCGGTCTTTACATCGTCCGACCTATGTGTTAGATCCTGAGTTGTGTGCAATCTCTCGGCCTGCGTGCCTCTATTATCTCCCAGTCTGCGTGCCGCTATTATCTCCCAGCCTGCGTGCCGATATCTTATCCCGACCTATGTGCCAATTTCTTATCCCGACCTCCGTATCGAGGTCGCATCAGGTTTCGTACCGCCGTGTCTGATTTCGTGTCGTCAGCTCCAGCTGTTCATCCGACTCAGAGTCATCTGCTCTTCCGGGTCACGATAACTCGATCAAcgtcccatccgagggtgcccctgggccagggtatgttTTTCGTACTCGTccctcatttatttcattattatattattagcctgttatttatatattcgttggatgtgtctcgagcatcggggtaccagagaccgggcgaCCCGGTCgatggctgcaggtagcgttgaccaaagaacttctgaagacttggtcaacacggaagTCATCTTAGCACACCCCCCCCTCagattccagacaggatcaataaaCAACCCAATTTTGTAGTTTGATCCTTTCCTTCTTTGAATCTTTCATTGAAGAAAGAGCATACTGTGGCGCTGCCTCATATGAGCAGAGGCTGTATCATGCGAGCAAATGCGAGGAGGTTGCATGAGGTAGCCGTGCAATCGATTTCGACCGTAATCGATTGTGTGAGGCGTATGCTCAAGCGGCTACACAACCACCTCTCACGACCGTGCAAGGAGTTTACTCATGTTGTGGCCTCGCGCGACCGCAAGAGGGAGGTCGCCTCGTGTGGGCTCGAGTAGTGGGTTTTTCCTTGTGCAGACACGAGAAGGCGGTTGACTCGTGAGGCCGCAAGCCGCCACCCTAGGTGGCCATGATGCTCTTACAATCTTGCCACCATTGGTGCATgacgaagaagaagagagaagaagttTGGTAGAGTTTTGGCAAAGAAGTTAATATTAACAGTGCATTTTGTAAACCgctaatattaagttttaatagcGTATTCTGTACGTTGTAGAAAAATTTATTGatagtatattttttctacacgtcatcatttatataaataaaatactaTCTGCAACGCACTTAATTGGGTGCACTGTAAAAAGTAATATTAATGGTGCACCCTAACCGTGCGTCATTGATGACATGCTAGggaaagtcatatttgttgtagtggTGGAAGAATGTTTTTTTTAGCTCCTGGTCAAAGGCTCTTTTTATAGCCTATTGTAGGCGCCTGGACCTGCTCTAGGTGCCTCTACTGAGGCCTATGCGATCCACCTTCGTTGTTGAGTTATCCAACTCTAGGTGCCTGAACCACTCCCGGGCGACTAGACCGTTGATGTGACACCACCTCGTCGAAGCTCTATCCGAGTCACCCCCTATCCCTTCCCAAACGCCTAGATCCCTCCTAGACACCTAGAAAATGATGTGTGCTAATCAACTAGAGTGCTAACTCAGTTGTTCGGGTGACTAGGTTAGAGCCTGTAGGTCCCTTGATGTTGGCTAAAGAGGGTGATAGCCTTCAAATTAGATTACAAAGTTCTTTTGCTTTCTAAATGTAGCAAAGATGAACACAAGTTAGTTGAACAAGAAAttataaacataaattaaagatGAGGTaaaatttacttagtttgcaatagGAGGGTTGCTAATGTAAGGCAGTAAAAGCTCCAATAGAAAGATCTCTTTTTGATGAAGGCGGAGTAGGCTCTTACAATATTGCATAGAAATGTAAAAACAGAATTagaattaaaagcataaagtTCGTTAACAAATGTTGTTTTAAATTGCTAGAAccaggactctatttatagtTTACTGATCAAATTTATTTGTTGGCTGATGTGGTAGTTCTAGGCACTTGGAGTAGGCCTAGGTGCCCCAAGCAGTACACCTTATCTACTTCGCAATGACTCTTCAACGGCTTGATAATAGTATTTTATCCTCACTTGGGCGCCTGGACTAGTCTGGGCGCTTGGATTGGTGTTGAAGTGGACTTCGAGAGTTATCCTCGCCGTAACGGTCCAAAGAGGAGCTTGCGATGTACCAGGCCAGTCCGGGTGCCCAAATTGGTTTGGGCACGAGGACaaagtccaggcgcctggacaagTCAACTTTATGTTGACTTGTCCAGCTATTCCGGTCACTTGGGTAATTCTCTGGCCATCTAGAGttaagctcacccgaactcaattttggTCTTCTTCTCAAGCAGACTTCCTTCCTGGCTTCTTGTCCTTCGAAAGTGTTGCACATATCCTTCTCATctatcggtgtactctttcacagattctcattcctcggatgcaccagcccgtcgactcacttccatccttctcgtccgctgcatcttccactcgacttcttatgttcctaagttcttgcacacttagacacaaggattagatacaacaagacctaacttaattcaGTTGACCACGTCAAAAGTATCTCGGGGTACTTACGATATTTTCCTTTTTGGTATGTATCAACTCGAGTTAAAGTTATGGTAAACAaatacatgatattttattttgtgaaataaaataacaattaaagcAATAATTTTGCAATAAAAATCACCCTCTAAATCTAATCCCTATATTACTCCATTTGAtgacataaa encodes the following:
- the LOC122041876 gene encoding uncharacterized protein LOC122041876 isoform X2 codes for the protein MHTNYSVLYKKSFPPQTAPAGYVYPTCSASLGATTRKLTYNDRKYSESSYHAADEDGTNKKYTRRGPFGNKFLRMLLPFWSNSLLQRHVMVHMKEK
- the LOC122041876 gene encoding uncharacterized protein LOC122041876 isoform X1 codes for the protein MHTNYSVLYKKSFPPQTAPAGYVYPTCSASLGATTRKLTYNDRKYSESSYHAADEDGTNKKYTRRGNLDDRNWKQKFLSTCLLEEWFLQVGHAWQRWEYCTTNWHRTV